The proteins below are encoded in one region of Paenibacillus albus:
- the rpiB gene encoding ribose 5-phosphate isomerase B produces MKISLGCDHAGFQLKAAVVEHLRSLGCEVIDHGCHSAEAVDFPDIARLVCQAVLNGEAERGIMVCGTGVGASIAANKIPGIRAAVCHDYHSAHQSVEHDDVNIMCIGAQIVGAWLAKDLIASFVQATFSTEEQFRRRVEKLAVLEREAAQYLKP; encoded by the coding sequence ATGAAGATTTCTCTTGGCTGCGATCACGCTGGGTTTCAGTTGAAAGCAGCGGTAGTGGAGCACTTGCGCTCGCTTGGTTGCGAGGTCATTGACCATGGCTGCCATAGTGCAGAAGCAGTGGATTTTCCGGATATTGCCCGGCTAGTCTGTCAAGCTGTTCTGAACGGCGAGGCGGAACGCGGCATTATGGTGTGCGGAACAGGTGTCGGCGCGAGTATTGCAGCGAACAAGATTCCCGGCATTCGCGCGGCTGTATGCCACGACTATCATTCCGCGCATCAAAGCGTAGAGCATGACGATGTGAACATCATGTGCATCGGCGCTCAGATCGTCGGCGCTTGGCTTGCCAAGGATCTGATTGCATCATTCGTGCAGGCGACGTTCAGCACCGAAGAGCAGTTCCGCAGAAGAGTCGAGAAGCTTGCCGTACTGGAGCGCGAAGCAGCGCAATATTTGAAGCCGTAA
- a CDS encoding helix-turn-helix transcriptional regulator: MQTFQSPIVPAATDQKEAEALYNSIMYGVVERMLHKQEGSITMFCQSLLATHIVEEALAYIDVHFGKDFGLAQVTDEMHCSSTYLNRLLKQRTGYTFYSLLTQKRIERSKQLLMMDSQTVLAISGEVGYTNVHSFIRAFKRSVGITPGQYRESSMAVAR; this comes from the coding sequence ATGCAAACTTTTCAAAGTCCCATCGTCCCAGCCGCAACCGATCAGAAGGAGGCAGAGGCGCTGTACAATTCGATCATGTATGGCGTCGTGGAGCGAATGCTCCATAAGCAAGAAGGCTCGATTACGATGTTCTGCCAATCTCTGTTAGCAACGCATATTGTCGAGGAGGCACTGGCTTATATTGATGTGCATTTCGGGAAGGATTTTGGCCTGGCGCAGGTGACGGATGAGATGCACTGCTCGTCGACCTATCTGAACCGACTGTTGAAGCAGCGCACAGGCTATACCTTCTACAGCCTCCTTACACAGAAACGGATTGAGCGTTCAAAGCAGCTGCTGATGATGGACAGCCAGACAGTTCTTGCGATCAGCGGAGAGGTCGGTTATACCAATGTGCACAGCTTCATTCGCGCCTTCAAACGAAGTGTCGGCATTACGCCCGGCCAATACCGAGAGAGCAGCATGGCCGTGGCCCGTTAA
- a CDS encoding LacI family DNA-binding transcriptional regulator, producing the protein MTIKEEIAIKKPTIHDVAERAKVTPSTVSRVMNGSSLVKPKTRQRVLDAVQSLSYVPSRTARMFKSGKSGILGLVVSAQHISELVYNAGFQSLFKALTEKAHAEGYNLLIITSARADSDSFFDVIKSQAADGFIILSPSGSEVLASKLEEAGIPYVFNMKYSNKPEDLYYASYDDVEAGYIAAKYLLDLNHTDIRFIVGSINGSVISFNSDRIIGVKKAFEEYGLPFQDDSIVRVPGQMEESYDAIHQLMTAQKPTALMISNETTTVAALNYFYDYGYRVPQDLSVIGFGPADFYRRLRPNLTSVSFDIAWSSGRIVDMLLQRIEGVPVLPELPKKPELVIRDSTARRGG; encoded by the coding sequence ATGACGATCAAGGAGGAAATTGCGATTAAGAAACCAACTATACATGACGTCGCAGAACGAGCGAAAGTGACGCCCTCCACCGTATCACGGGTAATGAATGGCTCAAGCCTAGTCAAGCCGAAGACCCGACAGCGGGTACTCGATGCCGTCCAAAGTCTCAGCTACGTGCCGAGTCGAACGGCCCGTATGTTCAAGTCCGGCAAGAGCGGCATCCTCGGACTGGTCGTGAGCGCACAGCATATTAGCGAGCTTGTCTACAATGCCGGCTTTCAATCGCTCTTCAAAGCGCTAACGGAGAAAGCCCATGCTGAGGGCTACAATCTCCTCATTATTACATCGGCCCGCGCGGATTCTGACTCCTTCTTCGATGTCATTAAGAGCCAGGCTGCCGATGGTTTTATTATTTTGAGCCCATCCGGGAGTGAGGTGCTGGCTTCGAAGCTCGAAGAAGCGGGCATCCCTTATGTGTTTAATATGAAATATTCGAATAAGCCCGAGGATCTTTACTATGCTTCCTACGACGATGTAGAAGCGGGTTATATCGCAGCCAAATATTTGCTTGATCTGAATCATACCGACATCCGGTTCATCGTCGGCAGCATTAACGGCAGCGTGATCTCCTTCAACAGTGATCGCATTATCGGCGTGAAGAAGGCGTTCGAGGAGTACGGATTGCCATTTCAAGACGACTCCATCGTCCGTGTTCCGGGCCAAATGGAAGAGAGCTATGACGCAATTCATCAGCTCATGACGGCGCAGAAGCCGACGGCGCTGATGATCTCGAATGAAACGACAACGGTCGCTGCGCTCAATTATTTCTACGATTACGGCTACCGTGTCCCGCAGGATCTGTCGGTCATCGGATTCGGACCAGCGGACTTTTACCGCAGGCTGCGTCCCAATTTAACAAGCGTCAGCTTCGATATCGCATGGTCCAGCGGCCGGATCGTCGACATGCTGCTGCAGCGAATCGAAGGGGTACCGGTGCTGCCCGAGCTACCGAAGAAGCCGGAGCTAGTAATCCGAGATAGCACAGCACGCAGGGGAGGATAG
- a CDS encoding nucleoside hydrolase yields MVDYAKYRLDDAMMLKRLAHPNGKVRMILDTDAFNEVDDQFALAYSLLSPEKLQVLAVTAAPFFNWNSTSPGEGMEKSYHEIFNIYKLMELNQAPPVYRGSAQFMDSADEPVPSQAVDRIIELALSGGENEPLYVVAIGAITNVASAIAKCPEIIQRIVVVWLGPNSYWWPTQDIFNVSQDYHASRIIYDSGVPLVILPCHSVASHLLTSTYEIDACLRDRNKLGTYFSDLFHGRFERFGRNRPGWSKVLWDVSAIAWLLNEEWVPSVVRRTPILNPNFTYSVDDTRHFYKEAIDIDRSLVYIDLFEKLSKPY; encoded by the coding sequence ATGGTTGATTATGCGAAGTATCGTCTGGATGATGCAATGATGTTGAAGCGGTTGGCCCATCCGAATGGCAAAGTTAGAATGATTTTGGATACGGATGCATTCAATGAAGTGGACGATCAGTTTGCGCTGGCATACAGCTTGCTGTCGCCGGAGAAGCTTCAGGTGCTGGCCGTGACGGCTGCGCCATTCTTCAATTGGAACTCGACAAGCCCCGGCGAGGGTATGGAGAAAAGCTATCATGAGATCTTCAATATCTACAAGCTGATGGAGCTGAATCAAGCGCCGCCGGTGTACCGGGGATCAGCTCAATTCATGGACAGTGCAGATGAGCCCGTTCCAAGCCAGGCTGTGGACCGCATCATAGAGCTCGCATTAAGTGGCGGGGAGAATGAACCACTCTATGTCGTTGCAATTGGAGCGATTACGAATGTTGCCTCTGCCATTGCCAAATGCCCCGAAATCATTCAGAGGATCGTCGTCGTCTGGCTTGGACCGAACTCGTACTGGTGGCCGACACAAGATATTTTTAACGTCTCGCAGGATTATCACGCCTCACGCATCATCTACGACAGTGGAGTTCCTCTTGTCATCCTGCCTTGCCACAGCGTTGCCTCGCATCTGCTTACATCAACCTACGAGATTGACGCTTGCCTGCGCGATCGCAACAAGCTTGGCACCTACTTCAGCGATTTGTTCCACGGCAGATTCGAGCGGTTCGGCCGCAATCGTCCTGGTTGGTCCAAGGTGCTGTGGGATGTCTCGGCGATTGCTTGGCTTCTCAATGAAGAATGGGTGCCATCCGTTGTGCGACGAACGCCGATCCTTAATCCGAACTTCACTTACTCCGTCGATGACACCCGTCATTTCTACAAAGAAGCGATCGACATTGACCGCAGTCTCGTCTATATCGATCTGTTCGAGAAGCTGTCCAAGCCTTACTAG